A single window of Flavobacterium sp. 140616W15 DNA harbors:
- a CDS encoding radical SAM/SPASM domain-containing protein, translating into MITSKFNTFFYHEDLMVGYNALSNEFIIIDKELFELYKAAVNEKNISGLEEIHPSFFNHIKDRGFIIDKNVDEIKSIKEMVTTIDEDDEAYQLIINPTMNCNFKCWYCYETHIKDSKMSSITIDKIISFINKILENKNLKKFHLSWFGGEPLLYYDKTILPILQKIHPLFKLKNIEFSSNFTTNGLLINENILADCTLFGIDHFQITLDGHRERHNKVRFINKERGSYDEIVNNIKLTLKSRINVTVRINISEETLNDKVTEIINDFSDLSLENRKFLIFSFHKVWQEEKNIEKEMSKLIDKFKTHKLSTQTIDEIDHVRNPCYADKKNQATINYNGEVFKCTARDFKSENREGILQNDGSVLWNEKYYERMNIKFKNKPCLNCKILPICNGSCSQLALENKNEEYCVHDFDEDKKTTLVKNMFLNALN; encoded by the coding sequence ATGATAACGAGTAAATTTAATACTTTTTTCTATCATGAAGATTTAATGGTAGGATACAATGCTTTATCAAATGAATTTATCATTATAGATAAAGAATTATTTGAACTTTATAAAGCAGCCGTTAATGAAAAAAATATTTCCGGGCTTGAGGAAATACATCCCAGTTTTTTTAACCATATAAAAGATAGAGGATTTATAATAGATAAAAATGTAGATGAAATTAAATCCATAAAAGAGATGGTAACCACAATTGACGAAGATGATGAGGCTTATCAATTAATTATTAATCCTACAATGAACTGTAATTTTAAATGCTGGTATTGTTATGAAACCCATATAAAAGACTCCAAAATGTCTTCAATTACAATAGATAAAATCATATCATTTATAAATAAAATTTTAGAAAACAAGAATTTAAAAAAATTCCATTTAAGTTGGTTTGGTGGTGAGCCATTATTATATTATGATAAAACAATATTACCAATATTACAAAAAATCCATCCATTATTTAAACTCAAAAACATCGAATTTTCATCGAATTTCACTACTAATGGATTACTTATAAATGAAAATATTTTAGCAGATTGTACTCTATTTGGAATAGACCATTTTCAAATAACTTTAGATGGACATAGGGAGCGTCATAATAAAGTTAGGTTTATTAATAAAGAAAGAGGCTCATACGATGAAATAGTTAATAATATTAAATTAACATTAAAAAGCCGAATAAACGTTACTGTAAGAATAAATATTTCTGAAGAAACCTTGAATGATAAAGTAACTGAAATCATTAACGATTTTTCAGATTTGTCACTTGAAAATAGAAAATTTTTAATATTTTCCTTCCATAAAGTTTGGCAAGAAGAAAAAAACATTGAAAAAGAAATGTCCAAATTAATTGATAAGTTCAAAACGCATAAATTATCAACCCAAACAATTGATGAAATAGATCATGTCAGAAATCCATGTTATGCGGATAAGAAAAATCAAGCTACAATAAATTATAATGGAGAAGTATTTAAATGTACCGCTAGAGATTTTAAATCCGAGAATAGAGAGGGGATTTTGCAAAATGATGGTTCCGTTTTATGGAATGAAAAATATTATGAAAGAATGAACATAAAATTTAAAAATAAACCGTGCCTAAACTGCAAAATATTACCTATTTGTAATGGTTCATGTTCACAACTTGCGCTAGAAAATAAAAATGAGGAATACTGTGTCCATGATTTTGATGAAGATAAAAAAACAACACTTGTAAAAAACATGTTTTTAAATGCATTAAACTAA
- a CDS encoding TonB-dependent receptor encodes MISKKVSLLLIVFFATFSSIAQEKFTLSGTISDSKNNETLIGVNIYIPSLKIGTTTNEYGFYSITAPKGEYQIEISYVGYQSFEQTISLTKNIKNNFSLKEGGEELKEVVITDNRGKANTRTPEMSVNKLSITSIKKMPVVMGEVDVLKSILLLPGVTNAGEGASGFNVRGGGADQNLILLDEATIFNSSHVFGFFSVFNPDAIKDLKLYKGGIPARYGGRASSVLDIYQKDGNSKDFHMNGGIGLISSRLLAEGPLVKDKGSFLIGGRASYGHLFLKLTEDMKDNSVYFYDLNAKFSYKLNDNNSLYLSGYFGRDVFSIAKSFANTYGNTTLNLRWNHLFSDKLFTNLSLIYSDYYYGLDLDLVGFKWDSGIKNYNIKYDFKNYISDKFKLNYGINAIYYDFNPGTIKPTGDEIRINPEQLDKKYAFEPAIYIEAENQIAKKLTLSYGLRLSMFSRLGSSTVNLYENNNPVIFDPVRQIYEKATPIGTQYYSKNKSIYDYKNLEPRFSIGYQINEDQAVKASYNRMAQYLQLISNTSSPTPLDVWMPSDQFIKPQLADQVALGYFRNFQDGDYSLEAETYYKKIKNRLDYIDGADLIANNAIEQVLLNGRMRSYGIELMFKKNTGKLTGWVSYTLSKSEQQTPGRTPEETGINNGQWYNSVYDKLHNLAVTTAYTLNEKWSFGANFALQSGQPVTYPTGYYEYLGVKVPHYGLRNENRLPAYHHLDISATLTPRSNKDRNWKGEWVFSIYNLYNRRNAASINFRQNEDTGYNEAVKTSIFGMVPAVSYNFKF; translated from the coding sequence ATGATTTCAAAAAAAGTTAGTTTATTACTTATTGTATTTTTTGCTACTTTTTCTTCAATAGCACAAGAAAAATTTACTCTCAGTGGTACCATCTCCGACTCAAAAAATAATGAAACCTTAATTGGAGTTAATATTTACATCCCTTCACTAAAGATAGGCACAACAACCAACGAATATGGTTTTTACTCCATTACAGCTCCAAAAGGAGAATATCAGATAGAAATAAGTTATGTCGGATATCAATCTTTTGAACAAACCATTTCTTTGACAAAAAATATTAAAAACAATTTCTCACTTAAAGAAGGTGGCGAAGAACTTAAAGAAGTAGTCATTACTGATAATAGAGGAAAAGCCAATACTCGTACTCCCGAAATGAGTGTAAACAAACTTTCTATAACATCCATAAAGAAAATGCCTGTTGTTATGGGAGAAGTTGATGTTTTGAAATCAATTTTACTGCTCCCTGGTGTTACCAATGCTGGTGAAGGAGCATCTGGTTTTAACGTACGCGGTGGTGGAGCAGATCAAAATTTAATACTTCTTGATGAAGCTACTATTTTTAACTCTTCACACGTTTTTGGATTCTTCTCTGTATTTAATCCAGATGCAATTAAAGATCTAAAACTATACAAAGGGGGAATTCCTGCTCGTTACGGCGGTAGAGCCTCTTCAGTTTTAGATATTTATCAAAAAGATGGAAATAGCAAAGATTTCCATATGAATGGCGGAATTGGTTTAATTTCTAGCCGACTTCTTGCAGAAGGTCCATTAGTAAAAGATAAAGGATCGTTCTTAATTGGAGGAAGAGCTTCTTACGGACATTTATTCCTAAAACTAACTGAAGACATGAAAGATAACTCTGTTTATTTTTATGACTTAAATGCTAAATTCAGTTACAAACTAAATGACAACAACAGCTTGTACCTATCAGGTTATTTTGGGCGTGATGTATTTAGTATTGCCAAAAGTTTCGCAAATACTTATGGAAATACAACTTTAAACTTGCGTTGGAATCATTTATTTTCCGACAAGCTTTTCACTAATCTATCTTTAATTTATAGTGATTATTATTACGGTCTAGATTTAGATTTAGTAGGATTCAAATGGGATTCTGGCATCAAGAATTATAATATCAAATACGATTTCAAGAATTACATTTCAGACAAATTCAAGTTAAATTACGGTATAAATGCTATTTACTATGATTTCAACCCAGGAACTATTAAACCTACAGGCGACGAAATTAGAATCAACCCAGAACAACTAGACAAAAAATATGCATTTGAACCTGCAATTTATATTGAAGCAGAAAATCAAATCGCTAAAAAGTTAACACTCTCTTACGGACTTCGTTTGAGCATGTTTTCCCGTTTAGGCTCTTCGACAGTTAACCTATATGAGAATAACAATCCTGTTATTTTTGATCCTGTCCGTCAGATTTATGAAAAAGCAACTCCAATAGGAACTCAATATTATAGCAAAAACAAATCTATTTATGATTATAAAAATTTAGAACCTCGTTTTTCTATTGGATATCAAATTAACGAAGACCAAGCTGTTAAAGCTAGTTATAACAGAATGGCACAGTACTTACAATTAATATCAAATACCTCTTCTCCTACTCCACTCGATGTATGGATGCCAAGTGATCAGTTTATTAAACCTCAACTTGCAGATCAGGTGGCTTTAGGTTATTTCAGAAATTTTCAAGATGGAGATTACTCTCTTGAAGCTGAAACGTATTATAAGAAAATCAAAAATAGACTTGATTATATTGATGGTGCCGATTTAATAGCAAATAACGCTATTGAGCAAGTACTTCTAAATGGTCGTATGCGTTCTTATGGTATAGAGCTAATGTTTAAAAAGAATACTGGAAAACTAACTGGATGGGTTTCTTATACATTATCTAAATCAGAACAACAAACACCAGGAAGAACTCCAGAAGAAACAGGAATTAACAACGGACAATGGTATAATTCTGTTTATGACAAACTACATAATTTGGCTGTAACAACTGCATATACCCTAAACGAAAAATGGTCATTTGGGGCTAATTTCGCTTTACAATCAGGACAACCAGTAACTTATCCGACTGGATACTATGAATATCTTGGTGTTAAGGTTCCTCATTATGGTTTACGAAATGAAAATAGATTACCAGCTTATCATCACTTAGATATTTCGGCAACATTAACTCCTAGATCAAACAAGGACAGAAACTGGAAAGGCGAATGGGTTTTTAGCATTTACAATCTTTATAATAGACGCAATGCAGCTTCAATTAATTTTAGACAAAATGAAGATACTGGATACAATGAAGCTGTAAAAACATCTATTTTCGGAATGGTTCCTGCAGTAAGCTATAATTTTAAATTTTAA
- the rlmF gene encoding 23S rRNA (adenine(1618)-N(6))-methyltransferase RlmF produces the protein MKATNNAEKTSLHPRNPHRSRYDFEQLIAACSELKKYVAINEHGIETIDFSNPEAVKALNKALLIHYYDIQNWDIPKNYLCPPIPGRADYIHYLADLLATTNNGAIPEGEAVLGLDIGVGANCIYPILGNAVYGWSFVGTDIDEKAIENCSKIIEANPKLIDAISLQQQTESRFIFKNIITPEDKFTFTICNPPFHSSSEEANKSAVRKVTSLNPKANRKAAPVLNFGGHNAELWCDGGEIGFITQMIYESAKYPMQCLWFTTLVSKRENLSSIYKTLNKVNASIVKTIDMAQGQKTSRIVAWSFLTEAQQGKWKLSES, from the coding sequence ATGAAAGCTACAAATAACGCCGAGAAAACAAGTCTACATCCTAGAAACCCGCATCGTTCCCGCTACGATTTTGAACAACTAATTGCAGCTTGTTCCGAATTAAAGAAATACGTGGCGATAAACGAACATGGAATCGAAACGATTGATTTTAGTAATCCCGAAGCAGTAAAGGCACTTAATAAAGCCTTATTAATTCATTATTACGACATACAAAACTGGGACATCCCTAAAAATTATCTTTGCCCTCCAATTCCAGGAAGAGCCGACTATATTCATTACCTAGCCGATTTATTAGCCACAACAAACAATGGTGCTATTCCAGAAGGCGAAGCTGTATTAGGTTTAGACATTGGTGTAGGTGCCAATTGTATTTATCCAATATTAGGAAATGCAGTCTATGGATGGAGTTTCGTGGGAACAGATATCGATGAAAAAGCTATTGAAAACTGTAGTAAAATCATCGAAGCCAATCCTAAACTAATTGATGCTATTAGTTTACAACAACAAACAGAATCACGTTTTATATTCAAAAATATAATTACACCCGAAGATAAATTTACATTCACGATTTGTAATCCGCCTTTTCATTCTTCCTCAGAAGAAGCTAATAAAAGTGCTGTTCGAAAAGTAACAAGCTTAAATCCAAAAGCAAATAGAAAAGCAGCACCCGTTTTAAACTTCGGAGGTCATAATGCCGAACTATGGTGCGATGGTGGAGAAATTGGGTTTATAACGCAAATGATTTATGAAAGTGCCAAATACCCAATGCAATGTTTATGGTTTACTACATTAGTATCCAAAAGAGAAAACTTATCAAGTATCTATAAAACATTAAATAAAGTAAATGCTTCAATCGTAAAAACAATCGATATGGCGCAAGGTCAGAAAACAAGCCGCATTGTAGCATGGTCTTTCCTTACTGAAGCACAACAGGGCAAATGGAAACTTTCAGAATCATAA
- a CDS encoding thiamine diphosphokinase has protein sequence MSSHHIVRDDQEPALIIANGAACNPELLGQLLEWSPLVIVLDSAIERVVDLGIKVDVLLGDFDRGFDPEIYKTTQYPIEIVHTPDQDKTDLEKAFDYLIERKIPAVNVIWATGKRADHTITNLTNIVRYRNLLKIVILDDHSKIFLLPNKFEKWYTANTPISLIPIGVVNGIFSDNLVYPLHNDTLTIGYRTSSSNAVSKDGIVTITHTDGDLLLMECFD, from the coding sequence ATGTCCTCACATCATATCGTACGCGACGACCAAGAACCTGCATTAATCATAGCCAACGGAGCAGCCTGTAATCCTGAATTATTAGGACAATTATTAGAATGGTCTCCTTTAGTAATCGTATTAGATTCAGCAATTGAGCGCGTAGTCGATTTAGGTATAAAAGTCGATGTCCTACTTGGTGATTTCGATCGTGGATTCGACCCGGAAATATATAAAACGACACAATACCCAATCGAAATTGTACATACTCCAGATCAGGACAAAACCGATTTAGAAAAAGCATTCGATTACTTAATCGAACGAAAAATACCTGCTGTAAATGTAATTTGGGCAACAGGAAAAAGAGCCGATCACACCATTACAAACCTTACCAACATTGTTCGCTATCGAAATTTGTTAAAGATTGTCATCCTCGACGATCATTCTAAAATATTTTTATTACCAAATAAATTCGAAAAATGGTACACCGCCAACACCCCGATTTCACTAATCCCAATTGGAGTCGTAAATGGTATTTTTTCGGATAATTTAGTATATCCTTTGCATAACGATACACTCACAATAGGCTACAGAACTAGTAGTAGCAATGCTGTTTCCAAAGATGGAATCGTTACAATTACACATACTGATGGTGATTTATTGTTGATGGAATGCTTCGATTAA
- a CDS encoding GyrI-like domain-containing protein, with product MEHRVEILTEKKIVGKRITTSFSANRTKELWQGFMPNRKEIQNNIGSELYSIEVYPESHFANFSPNNQFEKWAGIEVTDFLSVPVGMETIVIPNGLYAVFIHKGPASNGHKTYQYIFTDWLPKSEYSLENRPHFAVMGEKYKHEDPTSEEEIWIPIRYKK from the coding sequence ATGGAACACAGAGTAGAAATTTTAACCGAAAAGAAAATTGTTGGAAAACGAATTACAACATCTTTTTCTGCCAATAGGACAAAAGAACTTTGGCAAGGTTTTATGCCTAACCGAAAAGAAATACAAAACAATATCGGTTCAGAGCTATATTCTATTGAAGTGTATCCAGAATCTCATTTTGCTAATTTTAGTCCAAACAATCAATTTGAAAAATGGGCTGGCATAGAAGTAACAGATTTTCTTTCGGTTCCTGTTGGTATGGAAACCATTGTAATTCCAAACGGACTATACGCAGTTTTTATACATAAAGGCCCTGCAAGCAACGGACATAAAACATATCAATATATTTTCACTGATTGGTTGCCTAAGTCGGAATACTCACTTGAGAACAGACCTCATTTTGCCGTAATGGGTGAAAAATACAAACATGAAGATCCAACATCTGAAGAGGAAATTTGGATTCCGATTAGATATAAAAAATAA
- a CDS encoding DUF4249 domain-containing protein, whose amino-acid sequence MKKINLLILFFTALFFTSCEEVVDVDLKTEPPKLVVEAVINWTKGTTGNQQMIKLTTTADYYNPQIPVVSGATVSIKNSTNKVFTFIEIPKTGQYVCTNFEPVINETYVLTIISGGNTYTATETLKSVASITRIEQKNDGGIMKDEIEVKAYFNDPANETNYYLYHYTYSNKILSSYSAVEDRFFNGNEFFSSSNNDDLKTGDQVEISHIGISKSYYNYMNILISIAGDNSGGPFQSPPATVKGNVINTTNASDYPLGYFSLGEIDTKKYTIE is encoded by the coding sequence ATGAAAAAAATAAACCTATTAATTCTATTTTTTACAGCGCTCTTTTTTACAAGTTGTGAAGAAGTTGTAGATGTTGATCTAAAAACAGAACCACCCAAATTAGTAGTAGAAGCTGTCATTAATTGGACAAAAGGTACAACGGGAAACCAACAAATGATAAAATTAACTACAACAGCCGATTATTACAATCCCCAAATTCCAGTTGTATCAGGAGCTACTGTATCTATAAAAAATAGCACTAATAAAGTATTTACTTTTATAGAAATTCCTAAAACTGGTCAATACGTTTGTACAAATTTTGAACCTGTTATTAACGAAACTTATGTCTTAACCATTATTAGTGGAGGAAATACCTATACTGCAACCGAAACTTTAAAATCAGTCGCGTCTATTACTAGAATAGAACAAAAAAACGATGGTGGCATTATGAAAGATGAGATTGAAGTAAAAGCATATTTTAACGATCCTGCTAATGAAACAAATTATTATTTATACCACTACACCTACTCTAATAAAATACTGTCAAGTTATTCGGCTGTAGAAGATAGATTCTTTAACGGAAATGAATTCTTCAGTTCCTCGAATAATGATGATTTAAAAACTGGTGATCAAGTTGAGATAAGTCATATCGGTATCTCTAAGAGTTATTACAATTACATGAATATCTTAATAAGTATTGCTGGTGATAATAGTGGTGGACCATTTCAATCTCCTCCAGCAACAGTAAAAGGTAATGTTATAAACACAACAAATGCAAGCGACTATCCTTTAGGTTATTTTTCACTTGGAGAAATAGACACTAAAAAATACACAATCGAGTAA
- a CDS encoding outer membrane beta-barrel family protein, protein MRKTLITLFLIPFFGYAQHKISGKVKDENNFPIEHTEIIIKTLNSSQLNSSFTNKNGEFTINEVQKGNYQLTINYFSEEIYSQLITINSDLDLKNIVINMYLSLNNVTIENKKPLIENKADRLIFNVENSVASIGGNALDALKRTPRIKVQNDKISMIGKSNMSVMIDDKLIQFSDEELANYLKSINSDDLKKIEVISNPPAKYSAEGNSGLINIVTKKAKKNAWNASLRSTYQQATYAKKNIGGAFNIQKGKLQLISNINYVNGSNAPREKHLIFYPNLTWEETNKRRNYTDILSTKIRMEYAINNKFSTGFNYNFTSSKPSIKETNQINLFNPTTTVLDSIIKTIGKENYTKKINTLNYHISYDIDTTGRKLTLDFDYFNFKNTTKRVFKTESFLSNYQPSIDTPLEAKNNGTQEIQNIGFNLDMMHPNKFLEFNYGGRVSFIKTINDFNYFDIINNIETIDLDFSNQFDYKENTQALYISANKNFSDKWKSKLGLRYEFTKTEGFSNTLNQNNINNYSRLFPTFFLSYALNNNHSFSANYGKRIKRPSYSYLNPFRHVSNPYSYSEGNPFLQPAFTNNYEFGYTYKDNLITKIYYSYTNDNFDQLTILDKTTNIEQIIPLNYIVNKVFGINQSFIYKLSKWWNINASIDFYHSKTDSKIPITLQSLSGWNGEISISNDITMNNNKTLFFNTEIWAVTKGVYYLDHNSNDFQLDTSIKYLLLDKKLIISLNIQDIVNPKAIKYTSYSNGIRNTFKNYYDEQYYRLGIIYNFGKKINMNKRENTNQEEQNRAD, encoded by the coding sequence ATGAGAAAAACATTAATAACACTATTTTTAATACCTTTCTTTGGATATGCACAGCATAAAATATCTGGAAAAGTAAAAGATGAAAACAATTTTCCTATAGAACACACGGAAATAATAATCAAAACACTGAATTCCAGTCAATTAAACTCATCTTTCACCAATAAAAATGGAGAATTTACCATTAATGAAGTACAAAAAGGGAATTATCAACTTACTATAAATTATTTCTCAGAGGAGATCTATTCTCAACTTATTACAATTAATTCTGATTTAGATTTAAAAAATATAGTAATAAATATGTACTTATCTTTAAATAACGTAACAATTGAGAATAAAAAACCTTTAATTGAAAATAAAGCAGACAGGTTAATTTTTAATGTAGAAAATTCTGTTGCGTCAATAGGCGGAAATGCTTTAGATGCACTAAAAAGAACTCCAAGAATAAAAGTCCAAAATGACAAAATTTCGATGATTGGCAAAAGCAATATGTCAGTTATGATTGATGATAAACTAATCCAATTTTCAGATGAAGAATTAGCAAATTATCTTAAGTCTATTAACTCCGATGATTTAAAAAAAATAGAAGTTATATCAAACCCTCCAGCAAAATATAGCGCAGAAGGAAATAGTGGGCTTATAAATATTGTAACAAAAAAAGCAAAAAAAAATGCATGGAATGCTTCGTTAAGGAGCACTTATCAACAAGCTACTTATGCAAAAAAAAATATTGGAGGAGCATTTAATATACAAAAAGGGAAATTACAATTAATTTCTAATATAAACTATGTAAATGGTTCAAATGCCCCACGAGAAAAACATCTAATCTTTTATCCAAATCTTACATGGGAAGAAACAAACAAACGCCGAAATTATACAGATATTTTATCTACAAAAATACGAATGGAATACGCAATCAACAATAAATTTTCAACAGGATTTAATTACAATTTCACTAGTAGTAAACCTTCCATAAAAGAAACTAATCAAATTAATTTATTCAATCCTACTACCACTGTTTTAGATTCTATAATTAAAACTATAGGTAAAGAAAATTACACTAAAAAAATAAATACTTTGAATTATCACATTTCCTACGACATCGATACAACTGGTAGAAAACTTACTTTAGATTTTGATTATTTTAACTTTAAAAATACAACCAAACGAGTATTCAAAACAGAATCATTTTTATCTAACTATCAACCTAGCATTGACACCCCCCTTGAAGCAAAAAATAATGGTACACAAGAAATTCAAAATATCGGTTTCAATTTAGATATGATGCACCCGAATAAATTCTTAGAGTTTAATTACGGTGGACGAGTATCATTTATAAAAACTATTAATGATTTTAATTACTTTGACATAATAAATAATATAGAAACCATAGATCTAGATTTCAGTAACCAATTCGATTATAAAGAAAATACTCAAGCCTTATATATAAGCGCAAATAAAAACTTTTCAGATAAATGGAAGTCTAAATTAGGCTTAAGATATGAATTTACAAAAACCGAAGGCTTTTCAAATACACTCAACCAAAATAATATTAATAATTACTCTAGACTATTCCCTACTTTCTTCTTATCTTATGCTTTAAACAACAATCATTCCTTTAGCGCAAACTATGGTAAAAGAATTAAAAGACCAAGCTATAGTTATCTTAATCCCTTTCGCCATGTTTCTAATCCTTACTCCTACTCGGAAGGAAATCCTTTTTTACAACCCGCTTTTACCAATAATTACGAATTCGGATACACATATAAAGACAACTTAATAACTAAAATCTATTATTCTTACACGAATGATAATTTTGACCAACTGACAATACTCGATAAAACAACAAACATAGAACAAATTATTCCTTTAAATTATATCGTAAATAAGGTATTTGGGATTAACCAATCTTTTATTTACAAACTATCAAAATGGTGGAATATAAATGCATCAATAGACTTTTATCACAGTAAAACTGATTCCAAAATACCTATAACATTACAATCTTTAAGCGGATGGAATGGAGAAATTAGCATTTCAAATGACATAACTATGAATAATAATAAAACTTTATTCTTCAATACAGAAATCTGGGCCGTTACAAAAGGGGTATACTACTTAGACCATAATTCAAATGATTTTCAACTAGATACTTCTATAAAATATCTCTTATTAGATAAAAAACTGATTATTAGTTTAAATATACAAGATATTGTAAATCCAAAAGCCATCAAATATACTTCGTACTCTAATGGAATTAGAAATACATTCAAAAATTATTATGATGAGCAATATTACAGGTTAGGGATAATTTACAATTTTGGAAAAAAAATAAACATGAATAAACGAGAGAATACGAACCAAGAGGAACAAAATAGAGCCGATTAA
- a CDS encoding RidA family protein: protein MRHLLLSLCSLFAFNTKAQTFKNPESLFDPTPYGFSHASSVSATGELIYISGQSGGLGKEHLLSNSFREQTQVALQNIVTVLDSYNLKPQNVIKITILIVDHSQEKLKIWNEEINKVWKNKPFPASTLIPVPKLAIDGMLIEVDAVAYKAKK, encoded by the coding sequence ATGAGACACTTACTTCTTTCTCTATGTTCGCTATTTGCATTTAATACAAAAGCACAAACTTTCAAAAATCCAGAATCTTTATTTGATCCTACGCCCTATGGTTTTAGTCATGCGTCATCGGTTTCTGCAACTGGGGAATTGATTTACATATCTGGGCAAAGTGGTGGCTTGGGCAAAGAACATCTTTTAAGTAATAGCTTTCGAGAACAAACACAAGTAGCATTACAAAATATTGTAACAGTACTGGACAGCTACAACTTAAAACCACAGAATGTTATAAAAATTACTATTCTAATAGTAGATCATTCCCAAGAAAAACTAAAAATATGGAATGAGGAAATTAATAAAGTATGGAAAAACAAGCCATTCCCAGCCAGTACATTAATTCCAGTTCCAAAATTAGCCATAGACGGAATGTTAATTGAAGTCGATGCAGTTGCTTACAAAGCAAAAAAATAA